One genomic region from Pseudoduganella dura encodes:
- a CDS encoding HAMP domain-containing methyl-accepting chemotaxis protein produces the protein MFRNLKVSVRLALGFGVVSILLAAIVLLSIRSLASVNNNVDGMVNDRYPKVVISNTLIGSLHQIAIAMRNVVITEDAETTRRELALIDDGRTALRTNLENLKKRINTPTGQAILDEVMDQRQKYLGIQDQFIRLAGEGKRAEARVLLVTQIEPVQKAYIDKLEKMIEFQDKLTTELGKTAAAEYTSARTQMIMLGALAVLLGICMAWWITFSLTRTLGGEPAYAAELMKRIADGDLSGEVVTRKGDTTSMLFAVSQMVGKLRQVIAGQRTVIEAANRGDFAVRVDTAGMAGFQKEMGDGLNQLVTTTGGSIDDVVRVMAALAEGDLTTRIDKEYHGAFGKLKEYSNGTMDKLARVVGDVNQSAQSLASASEEVSATAQSLSQAASEQAASVEETSASLEQMTASISQNTENARVTDGMATQAAREAAEGGEAVKATVTAMKQIAKQIGIIDDIAYQTNLLALNAAIEAARAGEHGKGFAVVAAEVRKLAERSQVAAQEIGEVATSSVELAERAGNLLDQMVPNIRKTSDLVQEITAASEEQSAGVGQINAAVGQMSQGTQQNASSSEELAATAEEMSGQAEQLQQAMSFFHLAGNDGARVLAKVRHGSARPARRGGAARADGFATHGELDEKNFTNF, from the coding sequence ATGTTTCGCAATCTAAAAGTAAGTGTGCGCCTGGCCCTCGGCTTCGGCGTCGTCAGCATCCTGCTGGCGGCCATCGTGCTGCTGAGCATTCGCAGCCTAGCGAGCGTCAACAACAACGTCGACGGCATGGTCAACGACCGTTATCCGAAGGTCGTGATCAGCAATACGCTGATCGGCAGTCTTCACCAGATCGCGATTGCAATGCGCAATGTCGTCATCACCGAGGATGCCGAGACGACACGCCGCGAACTGGCCTTGATCGATGACGGGCGCACCGCGCTGCGCACGAACCTGGAAAACCTGAAGAAGCGCATCAATACGCCGACAGGCCAGGCGATCCTGGACGAAGTGATGGACCAGCGCCAGAAGTACCTGGGCATCCAGGACCAGTTCATCCGGCTGGCCGGCGAAGGCAAGCGCGCGGAAGCGCGCGTGCTGCTGGTAACCCAGATCGAGCCGGTCCAGAAAGCGTACATCGACAAGCTCGAAAAAATGATCGAGTTCCAGGACAAGCTGACGACCGAGCTGGGTAAGACAGCAGCGGCGGAATACACCAGCGCCCGTACGCAAATGATCATGCTGGGTGCCCTGGCAGTGTTGCTGGGTATTTGCATGGCATGGTGGATCACCTTCAGCCTGACGCGCACGCTCGGTGGCGAACCGGCCTATGCGGCCGAACTGATGAAGCGCATCGCCGATGGCGACCTGTCCGGCGAAGTGGTCACGCGCAAGGGCGACACCACCAGCATGCTGTTTGCCGTGAGCCAGATGGTGGGCAAGCTGCGCCAGGTGATCGCCGGCCAGCGCACCGTGATCGAGGCGGCCAACCGCGGCGACTTCGCCGTGCGCGTCGACACGGCCGGCATGGCAGGCTTCCAGAAAGAGATGGGCGACGGCCTGAACCAGCTGGTCACGACGACGGGCGGCAGCATCGACGACGTGGTGCGCGTGATGGCGGCGCTGGCCGAAGGCGACCTGACCACCCGCATCGACAAGGAATACCACGGCGCGTTCGGCAAGCTGAAGGAATATTCGAACGGGACGATGGACAAGCTGGCGCGGGTCGTGGGCGACGTGAACCAGAGTGCGCAGTCGCTGGCCTCGGCGTCGGAAGAAGTTTCCGCCACGGCGCAGTCGCTGTCGCAGGCCGCTTCCGAGCAGGCCGCCAGCGTCGAGGAAACCTCGGCATCGCTGGAACAGATGACGGCATCGATCTCGCAGAACACCGAGAACGCCCGCGTCACCGATGGCATGGCCACCCAGGCGGCGCGCGAAGCGGCCGAAGGCGGCGAAGCCGTCAAGGCCACCGTGACGGCGATGAAGCAGATCGCCAAGCAGATCGGCATCATCGACGATATCGCCTACCAGACCAACCTGCTGGCGCTGAACGCGGCGATCGAGGCTGCGCGTGCGGGCGAACACGGCAAGGGTTTTGCCGTGGTGGCCGCCGAGGTGCGCAAGCTGGCCGAGCGCAGCCAGGTGGCGGCGCAGGAAATCGGCGAAGTGGCCACGTCCAGCGTGGAACTGGCCGAACGGGCCGGCAACCTGCTGGACCAGATGGTGCCGAACATCCGCAAGACATCCGACCTGGTGCAGGAAATCACCGCCGCTTCCGAAGAGCAGTCGGCCGGCGTGGGCCAGATCAACGCGGCCGTGGGCCAGATGAGCCAGGGCACGCAGCAGAACGCTTCCAGCTCCGAGGAACTGGCGGCAACGGCCGAGGAAATGAGCGGCCAGGCCGAGCAGTTGCAGCAGGCGATGAGCTTCTTCCACCTGGCCGGCAACGATGGCGCGCGGGTGCTTGCCAAGGTTCGCCATGGCAGCGCGCGGCCGGCACGGCGCGGCGGCGCGGCGCGGGCCGACGGCTTCGCCACGCATGGCGAGCTGGACGAAAAGAACTTCACCAATTTCTGA
- a CDS encoding chemotaxis protein CheW: MKHTKQDSAAATGAAQYLTFMLGGESFGIGIMAVKEIIEFSGITEVPMMPESIRGVINLRGAVVPVMDLAARFGRPLAVPGKRTCIVIVELEGDGERQVTGVVVDAVSAVLDIALAEIEPAPSFGTRIRGDFIGGMAKVNGKFVILLNVAQVLALDALAMLPELAEAQAA, translated from the coding sequence ATGAAGCACACCAAGCAAGACAGCGCGGCGGCAACCGGGGCCGCACAATACCTGACCTTCATGCTGGGCGGCGAATCGTTCGGCATCGGCATCATGGCGGTGAAGGAAATCATCGAGTTTTCCGGCATCACCGAAGTGCCGATGATGCCCGAATCGATCCGCGGCGTGATCAACCTGCGCGGCGCCGTGGTGCCCGTGATGGACCTGGCGGCGCGTTTCGGCCGGCCGCTGGCGGTGCCGGGCAAGCGCACCTGCATCGTCATCGTCGAACTGGAAGGCGATGGCGAGCGGCAGGTGACGGGCGTGGTGGTCGATGCCGTGAGCGCCGTGCTCGATATCGCGCTGGCGGAGATCGAGCCGGCTCCGTCGTTCGGCACTCGCATCCGCGGCGACTTCATCGGCGGCATGGCCAAGGTGAACGGCAAGTTCGTGATCCTGCTGAACGTGGCGCAGGTGCTGGCGCTGGATGCCCTGGCCATGCTGCCGGAGCTGGCCGAAGCGCAGGCCGCATGA
- a CDS encoding CheR family methyltransferase has protein sequence MNAVAISEREFAHFQRFIHDIAGITMSDAKKALVSGRLAKRLHHFGLDSYEAYFELLAGGRHADETQVAVDLLTTNETYFFRESRHFDLLREAARAHGASGSGPFRVWSAACSSGEEPYSIAMVLADTLGNAPWEVMSSDISTRVLQRARIGHYPLERAVHVPEDYLKRFCLKGIREQEGTLLVDRAVRQRVQFRQVNLNTQLPSDLGMYDVIFLRNVMIYFNADTKREVVARVTSRLKPGGQFFIGHSESLHEISDAVKPVMPSVYRKAGKDH, from the coding sequence ATGAACGCGGTCGCGATCAGCGAGCGCGAGTTCGCGCACTTCCAGCGTTTCATCCACGATATCGCCGGCATCACGATGTCGGACGCGAAGAAAGCGCTGGTCAGCGGGCGGCTCGCCAAGCGGCTGCACCACTTCGGGCTGGACAGCTACGAAGCCTATTTCGAACTGCTGGCGGGCGGTCGGCATGCGGACGAGACCCAGGTCGCGGTCGACCTCCTGACCACCAACGAGACCTACTTCTTCCGCGAGTCGCGCCATTTCGACCTGCTGCGGGAGGCGGCGCGCGCGCACGGGGCCTCCGGCAGCGGGCCGTTCCGGGTATGGAGCGCGGCCTGTTCGTCCGGCGAGGAGCCCTACAGCATCGCCATGGTGCTGGCGGACACATTGGGCAACGCACCGTGGGAAGTAATGTCGTCCGACATCAGCACCCGCGTGCTGCAGCGCGCCCGCATCGGGCATTACCCGTTGGAGCGCGCCGTGCACGTGCCGGAAGACTACCTGAAGCGCTTTTGCCTGAAAGGCATCCGCGAGCAGGAGGGCACGCTGCTGGTGGACCGGGCGGTGCGCCAGCGCGTGCAGTTCCGGCAGGTAAACCTGAACACCCAGCTGCCGTCCGACCTCGGCATGTACGACGTGATTTTCCTGCGCAACGTGATGATCTACTTTAATGCCGATACGAAGCGGGAGGTGGTCGCCCGCGTGACGTCGCGGCTGAAGCCGGGCGGGCAGTTCTTCATCGGCCATTCCGAAAGCCTGCACGAGATCAGCGACGCGGTAAAGCCGGTGATGCCGTCGGTGTACCGGAAAGCAGGCAAGGACCACTAG
- a CDS encoding protein-glutamate methylesterase/protein-glutamine glutaminase, which produces MNPINVMVVDDSAVVRKIVGEMLAAAPGIRLLHAVSDPLLAIERMKQQWPDVIVLDVEMPRMDGITFLKKIMAERPTPVIICSTLTEKGAQTTMAAMAAGAVNVIAKPKLGLKDFLNDSAAELVSAVRAAAQVNVRRLAQRAATPAQAPAKLTADAILPPGLEARAPLQTTERVVAIGTSTGGTQALEEVLAVLPRVTPGIVIVQHMPEKFTAAFADRLNKLCQIEVREAQHGDRVLPGRALIAPGGRHMLLRRDGARYCVDVIDGPLVNRHRPSVDVLFRSVAKQAGANALGIIMTGMGDDGAAGLLEMRKAGARTVAQDEESCVVYGMPKEAVKRGGVEKTVTLKAIDREILQLR; this is translated from the coding sequence ATGAATCCTATCAATGTGATGGTCGTCGACGATTCCGCCGTGGTGCGCAAGATCGTCGGCGAAATGCTGGCGGCGGCTCCCGGCATCCGGCTGCTGCACGCGGTATCGGACCCGTTGCTGGCGATCGAGCGGATGAAGCAGCAGTGGCCGGACGTGATCGTGCTGGACGTGGAAATGCCGCGCATGGACGGCATCACCTTCCTGAAGAAGATCATGGCCGAGCGGCCCACGCCGGTGATCATCTGCTCGACGCTGACCGAGAAGGGCGCCCAGACCACGATGGCCGCGATGGCGGCCGGCGCCGTGAACGTGATCGCCAAGCCGAAGCTGGGCCTGAAGGACTTCCTGAACGACAGCGCCGCCGAGCTGGTGAGCGCGGTGCGGGCCGCCGCCCAGGTCAACGTGCGCCGGCTCGCCCAGCGCGCCGCGACGCCGGCCCAGGCGCCCGCCAAGCTCACGGCGGACGCGATCCTGCCGCCGGGGCTGGAGGCCCGGGCACCGCTGCAGACCACCGAGCGCGTGGTGGCGATCGGCACCTCCACAGGGGGGACCCAGGCGCTGGAAGAGGTGCTGGCGGTGCTGCCGCGCGTAACGCCGGGGATCGTGATCGTGCAGCACATGCCGGAAAAATTCACGGCGGCGTTCGCCGACCGGCTCAACAAGCTGTGCCAGATCGAGGTGCGCGAGGCGCAGCATGGCGACCGCGTGCTGCCGGGCCGCGCATTGATCGCGCCGGGCGGGCGCCACATGCTGCTGCGGCGCGACGGCGCGCGCTATTGCGTGGACGTGATCGACGGCCCGCTGGTGAACCGGCACCGGCCGTCGGTGGATGTGCTGTTCCGCTCCGTGGCAAAGCAGGCCGGTGCCAACGCGCTGGGCATCATCATGACCGGCATGGGCGACGACGGCGCCGCCGGCCTGCTGGAAATGCGCAAGGCCGGCGCCCGCACCGTGGCGCAGGACGAGGAAAGCTGCGTGGTGTATGGCATGCCGAAGGAGGCCGTCAAGCGCGGCGGCGTGGAGAAAACCGTGACACTGAAGGCAATCGACCGCGAGATCCTGCAGCTGCGCTGA
- a CDS encoding sensor domain-containing diguanylate cyclase: protein MQQPFRLPLLESVLEAVSAGVVVVDAAHRIVLWNKWMSRHSGCAAHKALGMDLFELLPELRGGRVEAAVTQALANNFSSLLSPTLNRAPFPLYSNPAAIARGERMQQAIAVTPLAFPAGQMGPDAGQAIPHCLIQLNDVSMAASREKLLREQTELLRMQTFSDGLTGIANRRAFDAAIDRETRRAKRNGTVLSLLMIDIDHFKPYNDHYGHQQGDGCLIQVSGALQALLQRSVDMLARYGGEEFAAILPDNDAGQALRMAEALHERVLKLAIPHAHAAGPLKQVTVSIGVATLLPGQPASPAALIRAADGALYAAKRQGRNRIMVAQPEETAP, encoded by the coding sequence ATGCAGCAACCCTTTCGCCTGCCTTTGCTGGAAAGCGTGCTGGAAGCGGTCAGCGCCGGCGTGGTCGTCGTCGACGCGGCGCACCGTATCGTGCTGTGGAACAAGTGGATGAGCCGCCATTCCGGCTGCGCCGCCCACAAGGCGCTGGGCATGGACCTGTTCGAGCTGCTGCCGGAATTGCGCGGCGGCCGCGTCGAGGCGGCCGTCACGCAGGCGCTGGCGAACAACTTTTCGTCGCTGCTGTCGCCCACGCTGAACCGCGCGCCGTTCCCGCTGTACTCGAACCCGGCCGCGATTGCGCGCGGCGAACGGATGCAGCAGGCCATCGCCGTCACGCCGCTGGCATTTCCCGCCGGCCAGATGGGGCCCGACGCCGGACAGGCCATTCCCCATTGCCTGATCCAGCTGAACGATGTCAGCATGGCGGCCAGCCGGGAAAAGCTGCTGCGCGAACAGACCGAACTGCTGCGCATGCAGACGTTCTCGGACGGCCTGACGGGCATCGCCAACCGCCGCGCATTCGATGCCGCGATCGACCGCGAAACGCGGCGCGCCAAGCGCAACGGCACCGTGCTGTCGCTGCTGATGATCGACATCGACCACTTCAAGCCCTACAACGACCACTACGGCCACCAGCAGGGCGACGGGTGCCTGATCCAGGTGTCGGGCGCGCTGCAGGCGCTGCTGCAACGCTCGGTCGACATGCTGGCCCGCTATGGCGGCGAGGAATTCGCCGCCATCCTGCCGGACAACGATGCGGGCCAGGCGCTGCGCATGGCCGAGGCGCTGCACGAGCGTGTGCTGAAGCTGGCGATCCCGCACGCGCACGCGGCCGGGCCGCTGAAGCAGGTCACCGTCAGCATCGGCGTGGCCACGCTGCTGCCGGGCCAGCCGGCCTCGCCAGCCGCGCTGATCCGCGCCGCCGACGGCGCGCTGTACGCCGCCAAGCGCCAGGGGCGCAACCGCATCATGGTTGCGCAGCCCGAAGAAACCGCGCCCTGA
- a CDS encoding chemotaxis protein CheC gives MIALSELEHDALVEIFNIGVGQAAAAMSGIVNEEVTMSVPSITFLSRSDAAQLLEEAHRRDHLATAGHGGSERICGVSQHYEGAFSTEALLMFPEDKSLEIVRLMVGEAVPLAELSGMEQEAMSEIGNIILNSCVGTLANIFQHELHGSLPVYHVGSSDEILDATGTRADTVVMMLHIDFILEKHQIHGYVAFILDVTALTDLKDQIDRYLQRAMGPH, from the coding sequence ATGATCGCGCTGAGCGAACTGGAACACGACGCGCTGGTCGAGATCTTCAACATCGGCGTCGGCCAGGCCGCCGCCGCCATGAGCGGCATCGTCAACGAGGAAGTCACGATGTCGGTGCCGTCGATTACCTTCCTCAGCCGCAGCGATGCGGCCCAGTTGCTGGAAGAAGCGCACCGCAGGGACCACCTGGCCACCGCCGGCCACGGTGGCAGCGAACGCATCTGCGGCGTCAGCCAGCATTACGAGGGCGCCTTCTCGACCGAGGCGCTGCTCATGTTTCCCGAGGATAAAAGCCTCGAGATCGTGCGCCTGATGGTGGGCGAGGCGGTGCCGCTGGCCGAGCTGTCCGGCATGGAGCAGGAGGCGATGAGCGAGATCGGCAACATCATCCTCAATTCCTGCGTGGGAACGCTGGCCAACATCTTCCAGCACGAGCTGCATGGCTCGCTGCCGGTCTACCACGTGGGCTCCAGCGACGAGATCCTCGATGCCACCGGCACCCGCGCCGATACCGTGGTGATGATGCTGCATATCGACTTCATCCTGGAGAAGCACCAGATCCACGGCTACGTTGCCTTCATCCTCGACGTGACCGCCCTCACCGACCTGAAGGACCAGATCGACCGCTACCTGCAACGCGCGATGGGACCGCACTGA
- a CDS encoding response regulator — protein MTSTTAVPPASPVPGGTPTVLIVDDSRVSRLVARQYILSLRPDWTVVEAGTGEEALARAPEAQPQLVLMDVNMPGMGGIACAEKLRALLPDAHISLLTANVQDATRNRASEIGVGFMEKPITPERIERLVALVR, from the coding sequence ATGACGTCTACCACAGCTGTCCCCCCCGCCTCCCCGGTCCCCGGCGGTACGCCAACCGTTCTCATCGTCGACGACAGCCGGGTTTCCCGCCTGGTGGCGCGGCAGTACATCCTCTCGCTGCGCCCCGACTGGACCGTGGTGGAAGCGGGAACCGGCGAGGAAGCGCTGGCCAGGGCGCCCGAAGCGCAGCCACAGCTGGTGCTGATGGACGTGAACATGCCGGGCATGGGCGGCATCGCCTGTGCCGAAAAGCTGCGGGCGTTGCTGCCCGATGCGCATATCTCGCTGCTCACCGCCAATGTGCAGGACGCCACCCGCAACCGCGCCAGCGAAATCGGCGTCGGCTTCATGGAAAAGCCGATCACGCCCGAACGCATCGAGCGCCTGGTCGCCCTGGTGCGCTGA
- the rpiA gene encoding ribose-5-phosphate isomerase RpiA, whose product MTQDELKQAVARAAIGYVVDGEIIGVGTGSTANFFIDELAVIKDRIKGTVASSEATAARLKGHGIAVFDLNDVESIAVYIDGADEIDASGAMIKGGGAALTREKIVASVSKQFVCIADGSKLVETLGKFALPVEVIPMARNAVFRQLVALGGQPKVRVKPGTDEPFVTDNGGHLIDVAGLSITDPVALENTINGMVGVIAVGLFAARGANVCLLGTAEGVKTLSW is encoded by the coding sequence ATGACTCAAGACGAACTGAAACAGGCCGTGGCGCGCGCCGCCATCGGCTACGTGGTCGACGGCGAAATCATCGGCGTCGGCACCGGCTCGACCGCCAACTTCTTCATCGACGAACTGGCCGTCATCAAGGACCGCATCAAGGGCACCGTGGCTTCCTCGGAAGCGACGGCCGCGCGCCTGAAGGGCCACGGCATCGCCGTGTTCGACCTGAACGACGTGGAATCGATCGCCGTGTACATCGACGGCGCCGACGAGATCGACGCTTCCGGCGCGATGATCAAGGGCGGCGGCGCTGCGCTGACGCGCGAGAAGATCGTGGCCTCCGTGTCGAAGCAGTTCGTCTGCATCGCCGACGGTTCGAAGCTGGTGGAAACGCTGGGCAAGTTCGCGCTGCCGGTCGAAGTGATCCCGATGGCGCGCAACGCCGTGTTCCGCCAGCTGGTGGCACTGGGCGGCCAACCGAAAGTACGCGTCAAGCCGGGCACCGACGAGCCGTTCGTCACCGATAACGGCGGCCACCTGATCGACGTGGCCGGCCTGTCGATCACCGATCCGGTGGCGCTGGAAAATACCATCAACGGCATGGTCGGCGTGATCGCCGTGGGCCTGTTCGCCGCGCGCGGCGCCAACGTGTGCCTGCTGGGTACCGCCGAGGGCGTGAAGACGCTGAGCTGGTAA
- a CDS encoding oxidative damage protection protein, translating into MARTVHCIKLNKEAEGLDFPPYPGELGKKIYESVSKEAWAAWLKHQTMLVNENRLNLADVRARKYLATQMEKHFFGEGADAAQGYVPPPA; encoded by the coding sequence ATGGCCCGTACCGTCCACTGCATCAAACTGAACAAGGAAGCCGAAGGCCTCGACTTCCCGCCGTATCCCGGCGAACTGGGCAAGAAGATCTACGAATCCGTGTCGAAAGAGGCCTGGGCGGCCTGGCTGAAGCACCAGACCATGCTGGTCAACGAGAACCGCCTGAACCTGGCCGACGTGCGCGCCCGCAAGTACCTGGCGACACAGATGGAAAAGCATTTCTTCGGCGAAGGCGCCGATGCCGCCCAGGGCTACGTGCCGCCACCGGCCTGA
- the argA gene encoding amino-acid N-acetyltransferase — protein sequence MENPVEFVQWLRSVAPYIHAFRGKTFVVAFPGELVSAGALPVLAHDLSLLHALGIKVVVVYGSRPQVAEQLALRNVEGRFHNGIRVTDTAAMECAKEAAGELRLDIEAAFSQGLPNTPMSNAAIRVISGNFVTARPLGVIDGVDLELTGITRKVDAETIHSILAAGGVILLSPLGFSPTGEAFNLTMEDVAVSAAVALHADKLIFITETEMLRDLAGTEIRELSSHQAEAVLHANFLSPESAFYLRHCMKACNNGVERSHIVPFAMDGSAMLELFTHDGVGTMISHENLESLRPATIEDVGGIIKLIEPLEADGTLVKRGRELIEREINYFSVIEHDGVIFGCAALYPFPEDKMAEMACLTVNPEVQAQGDGERILKHMENRARASGITKLFVLTTRTAHWFIKRGFVPASVDALPKDRQRMYNYQRKSQVLVKTL from the coding sequence ATGGAAAACCCTGTCGAATTCGTCCAGTGGCTGCGCTCCGTCGCGCCTTATATCCACGCCTTCCGCGGCAAGACCTTCGTGGTCGCCTTTCCCGGTGAACTGGTATCGGCCGGCGCCCTGCCCGTGCTGGCGCATGACCTGTCGCTGCTGCACGCGCTGGGCATCAAGGTCGTCGTCGTGTACGGCTCGCGGCCGCAGGTCGCCGAACAGCTCGCGCTGCGCAACGTCGAAGGACGCTTCCACAACGGCATCCGGGTCACCGATACCGCCGCGATGGAATGCGCCAAGGAAGCCGCCGGCGAGCTGCGGCTCGATATCGAAGCCGCTTTCAGCCAGGGCTTGCCGAACACGCCGATGTCGAACGCGGCGATCCGTGTCATATCCGGCAACTTCGTCACGGCGCGCCCGCTGGGCGTCATCGACGGCGTGGACCTGGAACTGACCGGCATCACCCGCAAGGTCGATGCCGAAACGATCCATTCGATCCTGGCCGCCGGCGGCGTGATCCTGCTGTCGCCGCTGGGCTTCTCGCCGACCGGCGAGGCCTTCAACCTGACGATGGAAGACGTGGCCGTGTCCGCCGCCGTGGCCCTGCATGCGGACAAACTGATCTTCATCACCGAGACCGAGATGCTGCGCGACCTGGCCGGCACCGAGATCCGCGAACTGTCGTCGCACCAGGCCGAAGCCGTGCTGCACGCGAATTTCCTGTCCCCGGAGAGCGCATTCTACCTGCGCCACTGCATGAAAGCCTGCAACAACGGCGTCGAGCGTTCGCACATCGTGCCCTTCGCGATGGACGGTTCGGCCATGCTGGAACTGTTCACGCACGATGGCGTGGGCACGATGATCAGCCATGAAAACCTGGAAAGCCTGCGTCCTGCCACAATTGAGGACGTCGGCGGAATTATCAAGCTGATCGAACCGCTGGAAGCGGACGGCACGCTCGTCAAGCGGGGCCGCGAACTGATCGAACGGGAAATCAATTATTTTTCCGTCATCGAACACGATGGCGTGATCTTCGGCTGCGCGGCGCTGTATCCGTTCCCGGAAGACAAAATGGCCGAAATGGCATGCCTGACCGTCAATCCGGAAGTGCAGGCCCAGGGCGACGGCGAACGGATCCTGAAGCACATGGAAAACCGCGCGCGCGCCTCCGGCATCACGAAACTGTTCGTGCTGACCACGCGCACGGCGCACTGGTTCATCAAGCGCGGCTTCGTGCCCGCCAGCGTGGATGCGCTGCCGAAAGACCGCCAGCGCATGTACAACTACCAGCGCAAGTCGCAGGTGCTGGTGAAGACGCTGTAG